The segment TTCGATTCCTCATAGGCACCCTACAAACTCATCTGGGCGGCCGCAGACGTGAAGTCAGAACGCGTGTTTCGATTCCTCATAGGCACCCTACAAACTTGCACTCTGGCACGACGCCGGTGCCTTGGCACTCAGTTTCGATTCCTCATAGGCACCCTACAAACGCACTGCTGTTCCAGACGCCTCGCCATGTCCGGCGAGTTTCGATTCCTCATAGGCACCCTACAAACCCCCCCTTGCCGCGCCCTTCCCGCGGCCACGACACACGTTTCGATTCCTCATAGGCACCCTACAAACAGTGATGACGGTGCTGTAGGGTGGGCGTGTAGTTGGGTTTCGATTCCTCATAGGCACCCTACAAACTCTTCCGCCGCACGTGCCAGCCGCCGCGCCAAATCCGTTTCGATTCCTCATAGGCACCCTACAAACCCCATCTTCGACCGAAGAAACCGTTCTCCTTCAACGGTTCCTGCGCCCGCTTTCTGTCGATCCAGATACAGGGATACTGGGCAAAACAGGATGCGGGCAAGCCAAAAACGCAGGCGTGGCGCCAACTGGGTGGAATTACCTCCTGCTGTCGACCTCCCGGGGTTTTGCCGTGATCGGAGGTCGACAGCAGGGCCACCTTGCCTCCTCCCCCGGCCACCTATCCATCGGGCTATGCTCGATCGTCCGATCCGCCGTCATCCCATCCCCAAGTCCCAGCCCCCCCTCCAGGAGGACGGGCCCTTCATTGCGAACCTGCCATTGCGCGCTTGCCAGAACCGGCCTGGATGGCCGGGCGCCTCATGCACCATGGGGCGCCGAAGCCGGCCGGCGGTACCGCTGGGTCGGCCGCCGGCGGAAGGCGCCCCATCCACCATGGGGGCGCCGAAGGCGAGCCTGCCAGTACCGACCACATCGGCGGGGGGATGCTCAATGCGCTTCGTGGTCTTCGGCGGGGCGGGGGACATGGGAAGCCGGGCGGTCCGGGAACTGGCCAGGACCCCCGGTGTGGCCCAGGTGACGGTAGCGGACCGGGATCTGGAGGCGGCCCGGTCGGTGGCCACCGCGGCGGCGGAAGAGGCGGCGCCAGGTTGCCGGGTGGTTGCGGAGGCGGTCGACATCCTGGCACCTGGGGCAGCCGCCCAGCTGATGGCGGCTCACGATGTGGCGGTGGGAGCGGCGGGCCCGTTCTACCTCCTGGAAGAGCTCCTGGTCCGGGCGGCCATCGAGGCCCGGCGCCCCTACATCAGCCTCTGCGATGATCACGACGCGGCCCGGCGGGTCCTCGATCTGGACGAGCCGGCCCGCAAGGCAGGGGTCACCATCCTCACCGGCCTCGGCTGGACGCCGGGGCTAACCAACCTTTGCGTGCGCCATGCGGCCCAGCGGATGGACCGGGTCGAGGCGGCCCACATCGCCTGGGCCGGCAGCTCGGCGGATTCCCGGGGCTGGGCCGTGGTCCTCCACACCATGCACATCTTCAGCGGCACGGTCACGTCCTTTGCCGGAGGACGGTGGGAGGAGGTCCCTGCGGGGACCGGGGCGGAACGGGTCGAGTTTCCTCCGCCACTGGGTGCCGTGACGGTCTTTCACGTCGGGCACCCCGAACCGGTGACGTTACCGCGATTCCTTCCCGGCCTGCAGGAGGTGCGGCTGAAGGGAGGCCTGTCGGAGCCCGCCCTGAACCGGCTGGCTGTCACCTTCGGGCGCTGGGGGTTGATGGCCACCCACCGCCGGCGGCAGCGGTTGGGCGCGGTGCTCAAGCCGCTGCTTCCTCTCCTGGAACGGGTGGGGGCCCCATCCCGGCCCGCTTCCGGGCTCGTCGTCCGGGTGCGGGGCCGGGTGGGCGACCAGGTGGTGGAACGCAGCTACCGGGCGGCGGCGCCCATGGCGAGCCTGACGGCGGTGCCTCTGGCCCTGGGAGCGCTTTGGATGGCCCAGGGGCGAATTGAGGGACCGGGGGTGCTGGCGCCCGAAGCACCGGGCGGGCCGGACCCGGAGGCGTTCTTCCAGGAGCTGGCGGAGCGGGGCGTGGCTGTGGACCGGGAGCCGTGACGGCCCTGCCCAGCCCTGGGCGCCGGCCGGTGGCGAGGACCTGCGACCACTTCTCAGGGCTGGTGGTCGACAGGCGGTTTGCGTCTGGTAGAACTCCGAGGACGTTAGGCCGACTAGCACCAACACCATTGGGGAGGGGCTCCTCCTGTGAGAATCGCCCCGGTTCTCAACCTCGCTGTGCTGACAAACCGTTCCTTCCTTGCTCTCGGCCTGCCTGATCGCCGCCGGGGTCCCCCGGTCGGCCGGCACCGCTCCGGCAAGTCCGGTAGTCAAACGTCAGTTCTGCTGCAGCCTGAATAACTCGCTTAGCCTCTGGCTGCCCGTATTCTTCATCGGGTCCGTCGGTGTGGGCATCGGCAACGGCATCGTGCAGCCCTTGATCGCCACCCTCTGGCAGGAGCAGACACCAAACCATCTGCTCGGGCGGGCTCTGGGGCTCGTTAGCAGCCTGTCCGGGACGATCGCCCTCTTCACGATGGCGATCACCGGCCCCCTGGGAGAGATCTTTGGCGTCCGGGCCGTGTATGTGACAGCGGCCTCAGTGGCGGTCGCCATCGCCTTGCTTGCACGTACTTGGCCCTGGTCGGCGGCTGTCCGCGCCGCCTACGCAGGGCGGATGCTGCGAACGTAAGGTACGACTGACCCAGGAGCCGAACGGCGGTGGGATGTCGTGGCGGTTTTGCCACACGCGGTGGCCGCGGGACGACTTCTGGGACGCCGTCCTCGAAGAGCAGCGCGACGAAGGGGACGCAGCCCGAAGGGGCTGCGTCCCGCCCGGTGGCGAAGCTGGCGCCAGCGGACCCGCCTACGGAACTGGATCCAGGGACAGGGTGGCCGTCCAGGCCCCTGCCCCCACGCCCAGGGCTGCATACGGCTGCCCCGCCGGCGGCGGCGCCTACGCGGAGGCGGGTTCGTCCAGGGACCTCAGCCTTTTAAAGAGGGCGGGGATCACCTGGGTGACCAGCACCCGTTCCATTTCGCCCAGGCCGCCCCGCCGGGCGCTGAAGAGAGGCACCTCCGGAGCATGTTTCTGAATCATCATCTGGGTGGTGTGGTAGCCGTAGGCGGTGACCACGACGATGGCGTCGTAGCGGCCGTCCAGGGCCTTGCGCACCCACTGGCGGCTGGTGCCGTCGGCGAAGACCATGTCGCCCCCGTAGCGGTTCACCACCTGCTGGTAACCGCCGGCGTGGTTGGGGTCGCCTACGACCAGGATGCGGGTGTTCTGCAAGGGGCGCAGGGCCGCCAGCTGGCGGTTGACCTCTTCCAGGGTTGCAATGCGCTCCTTCAGCCGCTTCATCTCCTCGCGGCAGGACCTGGCCATCCTGACCAGGGCTTGCCGCATCCGGTCGCGCCGGGCCTCGGCCTCGGTGACGATGGACTGGGCAACCTGCACGGTCTCCTGCTCGTTCAGCAGGGTCAAGTATTGCTCGAAGCGCCGGCGCCAGTCCGCCGAGTCCTTGAGCCACTGGTTCCAGGCGGAAGCCCAGGCCGGGTCAACCAGGGTATCCCCCATGCCCCACAGCAGCCCGAGGGCCAGCCCTTTCCGGCGGCTCCGCTTGAGCAGGCTGACCACCTGCTGGGGTTCCGGCGGGCTGCCCGGGCGGTAGCCCGGAAGAAGGCACGGGGTCAGTTCAGCGGCCAGTCGCTGGGCCAGCTGCGGGTGGCGGCAGGCTTCGCGGAACAGCCAGTTCGCCAGTTGACCCCGCTTGCGCCCGCACCGGGGCTGGAGGTCGAGCCGCTGGCAAATCAGCCACAACATGCCTTGGTTGACCATGCCTAAGGCCATCTGCAGCCCGGTCAGGCGCTGCATTGGTTCCGCCATCATCGCCCATCCCCTCCCGCTGCGGCCGGGCGGGCCCGGGACCCGGCGGGCTCCGGCCTCTCCCCGCCCGGGCTTTGGCCGTATTATCCGGGATTCGCCTTGACAGGCGGCGTCATGGAGAAGGGACGGGGGAGTCCGGGGAGTGAGCCCAATGCACCGTTACGGCCCGCGACGGCACGGGCGCCGCCGCCTGCTCGGGCTGGATGGCAACGGTTGACGCCGGGGTTCGGCCGCTGCTATGCTGATTACCAAACGACCGTTTGTTGGTTTACCTTTGTTTGGTTAACCGGGAGGAGCCATGGGCCGTTCCACCGCCCGCCGGGAAGAGATCCTCACCGTGGCCGGCGAGCTCTTTCGCCAGAAGGGCTATCACGCCACCTCCATGCAGGACATCGCCGAGCGGCTGCAGCTGCAGCGGGGCAGCCTTTACGCCCACATCGAGAGCAAGGAAGAGCTGCTGTTCGAGATCGTGGACCGCGCGGCCGACCGGTTCCTGGCCGGGATCGAGCAGGCCTGGAGGGAGGGCACAACGGCCCGGGACCGCTTGCGGCGGGCCCTGGCCGCCCACATGGCGGTGATCGCCGAGCACCGCGACACGGCCAGCGTGTTCTTCCACGAGTGGCGCTTCTTGCGTGCTGACCTGCGGTCCCGCATCCAGGCCAAGCGGGACCGGTATGAAGCCCGCTGGCGGGAGCTCATCGCCGACGGTGTCGCCCGGGGCGAGTTCCGCGCGGTCGACCCGCGGTTCGCGGCCCTGCTGGCGCTGTCGGCGGTCAACTGGGCCTACCAGTGGTATTCGCCGGACGGGCCCTTGGCACCGGACGATGTGGCGGCCACCTTTGCGGAGCTGATCCTCAAGGGCCTGGAGGCCGGCTCGTCCTGAGGGCGGTGCCGGTCGGGCGGCCGGCGTTATGGCCGCAACGAAGCCGTGCCGGAAGGCGGGATCGTCCGGCCCCGGGAGCGGGCTTGGGCCAGGCGGGTCGCCATCGGTGCCTTGCA is part of the Thermaerobacter subterraneus DSM 13965 genome and harbors:
- a CDS encoding saccharopine dehydrogenase family protein, with amino-acid sequence MRFVVFGGAGDMGSRAVRELARTPGVAQVTVADRDLEAARSVATAAAEEAAPGCRVVAEAVDILAPGAAAQLMAAHDVAVGAAGPFYLLEELLVRAAIEARRPYISLCDDHDAARRVLDLDEPARKAGVTILTGLGWTPGLTNLCVRHAAQRMDRVEAAHIAWAGSSADSRGWAVVLHTMHIFSGTVTSFAGGRWEEVPAGTGAERVEFPPPLGAVTVFHVGHPEPVTLPRFLPGLQEVRLKGGLSEPALNRLAVTFGRWGLMATHRRRQRLGAVLKPLLPLLERVGAPSRPASGLVVRVRGRVGDQVVERSYRAAAPMASLTAVPLALGALWMAQGRIEGPGVLAPEAPGGPDPEAFFQELAERGVAVDREP
- a CDS encoding TetR/AcrR family transcriptional regulator, which produces MGRSTARREEILTVAGELFRQKGYHATSMQDIAERLQLQRGSLYAHIESKEELLFEIVDRAADRFLAGIEQAWREGTTARDRLRRALAAHMAVIAEHRDTASVFFHEWRFLRADLRSRIQAKRDRYEARWRELIADGVARGEFRAVDPRFAALLALSAVNWAYQWYSPDGPLAPDDVAATFAELILKGLEAGSS